The nucleotide sequence GTTTTCGTCGAACTTGTACAGGCCCGACTCCTGCCACTGTGTTTGCCATTTTTGCTCAATGGCGTGCGGGTTGTAGCGCTCGGCGCGGGGGGGGACGATGTTGGGTTTGGTCGGTTGGGTCATAGGTGCTCCTTGAGGGGTTGATGGGTGATGGTTCCGCTTCGCTGATGGTTGATGGAGAAAAGAGGCTGAGGCTTTTGCAAATGCTGAGGCTGGTCTATCAACCATCACCCATCGACCATCAACAAAAAATCGCCCCGGCGCACACGCTACCGGGGACGACTCGCACGCAGCTTGAAGCTAGGCGAGGCGTCCCCGGTCGGTAAGCGCAGAGCGAATCACGGGTCAAGTGTAACGGATTGGATAGGGGCGGGCAAAGGGAAATGTCGGGAGACATTCCATTATCCTGGGGCATGTCTCGACCTACCGTCTTCGAATTGAGTGACAGGATTATCACCTTCCTCGCAGACGAAGGGATAGCGCCGAATGGCCTCTTTGATGCCGATTGGCGAAAAAGTGGTGTATACGCCGTTCTGGACTGCGTTTTTAGTTCTCAGGTCAGGTTTTCGGTGGTCGAAAAGGCGCTGGCTACCTTTGCCGAAAAGTCGGGGTTGCGAGATACTCCAGAACTCACTTTCTCCGGGTTCCTTGCTTTCGTGAGAGATGAGACTGACGTTCGTCCCAGCACCGAACGATTTGATTGGGTGGCGGAACATATCTTCGGCTATAGAGGCAAAATCTCTGGGCGCACCAAAGTTGAAGTGGCGTATGACGTGTGCGAGTTTTTTGCCGCCAAGGGCTATGAAACCAAACGCGACTTGCAAGCACTTCCGGCAGGTCAACCTTTCACCTGCACAGATACGGGCGAAAGTGGCGAGCTTGAGCGTCTGGTCATGCAAGGCATCGTCAATTTGGACGGCAAATCGCCGTACAAAGTCAGAGGTATGGGCCTCGCGTTGGGAGCCTACCTGCTGATGTGTCTGGGGCGCACCGATTTCGTCAAACCGGATACTCTCCTGCTGCGCCGTGTGGGGCATATCGTCGGTCGTGGCTGGCAACCCAAAAGCGGCGATGAGGCAGATTATCTACTGATTCGTCAGGCGATCTCCTGCGCCGCTGAGCGGCTAGGGCAGCCTGCGGCCGCTGTAGACCACGCCCTCTGGAAATACGAATCGGCACGCAGTTGAAATGAGGCGTTTGCGGGCAATGCCTGCTTTCGCTTTACTCCCCATGCCCGTACCCCGTCAGCGTCACAAAAGTTCGCCCCGGCTGGTGCTCGGCGAAGTACATCACCTGGTCGCCGCCCTTTCTGAGGATGGCTTCGAGTTGAATGCCGTCGTCGGGTTTGCGGCTGACCACCGCGTAGCCCGCGCCCTGCATCAGTTTCAAGACGGTTTCGGCTTGGTCTGCGGGGAGGGCGAACTGCTCGATGCGGGTTTTGCCGCTCCTGACCTCACCGCGCACCGTGTCGGAATCGGGGCATTCGGGCTGGGCGTCGGCGGGGAGGGGAGACACGCCCCAGACCTGGGCGGGGTCAGCAAAGCAGTATAGCGGAGTATTGGCGGGAGCACAGGCCGTGAGCGGCAAGGCCATCAGCAGGCTCAGACTCAGAACAGGCGGGCGTACACGGCGCATGAGGGGCAGCATAGCGGGCGAGAGTGACTCAGAGCATTTCGCATAAAAGGCCGCGTTTGCAGCTTTTCAAGTTCGCTCGGTTCATCCAAAGATGAACTGCGATCTATCTCACAACGACTCCTGACCGCTCGGTAAGCCAGAGGTATATACTCCGCTGCATGACCGCGACTCCTCCTCCCGCCGCCACTGGCATGGACACCAAGGCCACGGGGCGCACCAAAATCATCCTGTTTCTGACCATCTTTATCGCCATGCTGGGCCTGAGCGTGCTGTTTCCCATCATCGGGCCGCTGGGCCGCGAGCTGGGGCTGACCCCGGCGCAAATCGGCTGGTTTTCCACCGCCTACTCGCTGATGCAGTTCATCTTTTCGCCCATCTGGGGCAGCCGCAGTGAGCGTCAGGGCCGCCGCCCGACCCTCATCATGGGCCTCGTCGGATTTTCGGTGAGTTTCGGGCTGTTCGGCCTGCTGGCACAACTCGGCATGAACGGCGGCCTGGCGGCAGGCACCCTGTTCGCGCTGCTGGTGGCCTCGCGCGTCATCGGCGGCATCTTTTCCAGCGCCACCCTGCCCACCGCGCAGGCGATGATGGCCGACATCAGCAGCGAAAAAGACCGCGCCGCCAGCATGGGCCTGATTGGCGCGGCGTTCGGCCTGGGCGTGGTGTTCGGCCCGGCCATCGGCGCGGCCCTGAGTGGCATCAGTCTGATTGCGCCGGTGTACTTCAGCGCGGGCCTGGGCCTGTTCACGGCGGCGCTGGCTTACTTTCTGGTGCCTGAAACGCGTCACCCCGGCATGGCGCAGGCCCAGCAGGGAGACCGCCGCGCCCTGCTCGGCAAGGGGGCCATTCCGCTGTTTCTGGCGGTCAGCGCCCTCTCGACCCTCGCCAGCGTGGGCATGGAGCAGACCATCGCCTTCTACGTGCAGGACGCCATGAACCTCAGCGGCTCCCAGACCGCCAAGACGGTGGGCGGCATGCTCGCCATTTTCGGGATTCTGGCGGCGCTGGTGCAGGGCGGCGCGATTCGGCCCCTGAGCAAGAAACTGCCCCCCACCCCGCTGATTCTGGCCGGGCTGGTCGTCATGGCCGCCGGGATGTTCCTGATTCCGCAGACCCACGCCTACTGGCCCATCACGGCGGCGCTGGCCCTGGTCGGCGTGGGCAGCGCGATTCTCAGCCCGACCCTCAGCGCGGCCCTCAGCCTCAGCGCAGGCCGCGACGAACAGGGCGCAGTGGCGGGCCTGAACTCCTCGGCATTGGCCCTGGGCCGCATGGTGGGGCCGCTGCTGGCGACCAACCTCTACCAGAGCGTCGGGCACGGTGCGCCCTACGTCGCCAGTGGCGCGATTCTGGCAGTGCTGTTCGTGCTGACGCTGCTGATGCGCCCCAAGGTTCAGCCGCAGGCGACGCCGACGGCCTGAAGGGGTTGAGGGTGGAGAGGGGAGAGGGGTCTTTAACCCTCCGCTCTCCACCCTTCCCCCTCTACCCCCTCCCTGTATCCTGCCCCGGATGACTCGCCCGCCTGCCCGCTCCGCTGCTCCCCGTCGTCCCCAGCCTTTCAACCCGGCCCGCGAAGTCGCCGTGCGCGTCCTGATTCGGGTGCTGGCGGGCGAGGGCTTCGCGGCGACGGCGCTTGACGCGGCGCTGCAAAGTGCCCGGCTGCCGGGACGGGACGCGGGGCTGGCGACCCACATCGTCTACGGCACGCTGCGGCATTTTCCTTCGCTGGACGCCGCGCTTACGCCGCTGCTGACGGGCAAGACCCACCCCAAGGCGCGGGCGCTGCTGCTGGCCGGGGCCTTCGAAAAACTGCATCTGAACACGCCGCTGCACGCGGTGGTCAACGAATACGTCAACCTCGCCCGTGACGCCCGACTGGCCCCGCCCGGACTGGTGAACGCCGTGCTGCGCCGGGTCGAGAAGGCCGACGTGCCCGAGCTTCCCGCGTGGCTGGCGGGGGTGTACCGCGAGGCGTACGGCGAGCAGACGGAGGCGGTGCTCACCGACCTGTTGACCCCGCAACCGCTGTGGCTGAGCCTCTCGGACGCGGGCGTGCGGATGCTGGAAGAGGACGGGAACGTGGTGTTTCCCGGCCAGCAGGGCACCGAGCGGGTCGAACTGGCCCAGCCGCTGCGCGAGACGCGGGCCTTTGCCGATGGGCAGGCGCAGCCCATCAACCCCGCCAGCCTCGCCTGCGTGGACGCGCTGGGTGAGGTCAGGGGGGCGCGAGTCCTTGACCTCGCCGGGGGGCTGGGCATCAAGGCGGCGATGCTGGCGACGCGGGGGGCCGACGTGACCAGCGTGGACGTGGTCGCCCGCAAGCACGAGGCGGCCCGCGCCAACCTCAGGCGGCTGGGGCTGCGGGCCGAGTTCGTGACCCACGACCTGACCGCGCCGCTCGACCTGCCGCCCGCGCCCTTCGTGCTGCTGGACGCGCCCTGCACCGGCAGCGGCACCCTGCGCTCTCACCCCGAAATCAAGCTGCGGCTCACGCCGGAAGCGGTGGACGCGGCGGCGCAGTTGCAAGCCCGGATGCTGCCCAACGCCGCCGCGCTGGTCGAGCCGGGGGGCGTGCTCGTCTACTCCGTCTGCTCGGTCACGCTGCAGGAGGGGCCAGGGGTCGTGGCCGGGTTTCTGGCAGCCCACCCCGACTTCACAGCGGAAGCGGTGCCCGGACTGGACGTGCCGCACGTCCCAGCAGGCGCGGGCGTGCTGACCGTGCCGGTGGGCGGCGTGGACGGCTTTTTCATGGCAAGGCTGCGGCGAAAAGGGGAGGCGATTTCGGAGCTTTGACGTAAAGAGGTCGCTGCTTCGCCTCCTTTCAACCCCTCATACGGATTCCGATTGAATCTGGTCGTTTCAGATTCAATCCGACTTGCAAAGCTGCTCAGCAGAGCGGATGCGAGTAGGAAAAAATACGGACTTCTGCGATATGGATGCACAGGCGGCGCCTTCCCAACTGTACAGGCCCGACTGTGCAGGAATTAAGCGGAATCCGTATGAGGAAAACCGCCCGGCCACCGAAACTACCGCCATTTGCACAGCGCCAGCGTTAGAGCCGCCTGTCCCCTTTGGGGAGAGGGGTTTGGGGTTGGGGCCAAAAGCTGAAGCTAAAGCCTCTACGCTACGACCCCGCCAGAGCCTTCTTTTCAAGTCCTACCGACGTATCAGCCTGTCTCAACTGCTCTAGCCCTGCTTGTACCCGGTCACTTTCCAGCCGCACGCGTCCACCTTGCTCAGCGTGACGGTGCCGGGATAGCGCCCCTGCACCGCTTTGCCGCTCGCCCGCTCGGTGGCGCGGATGCTCAGGGTGCCGCGCACGGTGGCGACCTTGCCCCGGATGGTCGGTGCCCCGATTTGCACGTCATGGCGCACGTTGCTGTACAGGAAGCCGTACACGAAGGCCGCCGTGTTCATGCGCTGCGTGACGGTGGCCCGCGCCGCCGCCTGGGCACGCTGCGCCGACTGCGCGGGCGTGCAGGCCAGCGCGGAACTGCCGAGGGTGAGGGCAAGCAGGAGGGAGAGAACCCGGTTCATGCGCCGCGTTTTACCGCCTCGCCCGGTGAACTGGCTGAGGGCGAGCGTCAGGCCAGGGTCAAAAAAACCTCCCCCGCGGCCAGGGGAGGAACGCGGGAAGCTCTGCTCATACGGATTCCGATTGAATCTGGTCGTTTCAGATT is from Deinococcus wulumuqiensis R12 and encodes:
- a CDS encoding MFS transporter, whose translation is MTATPPPAATGMDTKATGRTKIILFLTIFIAMLGLSVLFPIIGPLGRELGLTPAQIGWFSTAYSLMQFIFSPIWGSRSERQGRRPTLIMGLVGFSVSFGLFGLLAQLGMNGGLAAGTLFALLVASRVIGGIFSSATLPTAQAMMADISSEKDRAASMGLIGAAFGLGVVFGPAIGAALSGISLIAPVYFSAGLGLFTAALAYFLVPETRHPGMAQAQQGDRRALLGKGAIPLFLAVSALSTLASVGMEQTIAFYVQDAMNLSGSQTAKTVGGMLAIFGILAALVQGGAIRPLSKKLPPTPLILAGLVVMAAGMFLIPQTHAYWPITAALALVGVGSAILSPTLSAALSLSAGRDEQGAVAGLNSSALALGRMVGPLLATNLYQSVGHGAPYVASGAILAVLFVLTLLMRPKVQPQATPTA
- a CDS encoding RsmB/NOP family class I SAM-dependent RNA methyltransferase, which gives rise to MTRPPARSAAPRRPQPFNPAREVAVRVLIRVLAGEGFAATALDAALQSARLPGRDAGLATHIVYGTLRHFPSLDAALTPLLTGKTHPKARALLLAGAFEKLHLNTPLHAVVNEYVNLARDARLAPPGLVNAVLRRVEKADVPELPAWLAGVYREAYGEQTEAVLTDLLTPQPLWLSLSDAGVRMLEEDGNVVFPGQQGTERVELAQPLRETRAFADGQAQPINPASLACVDALGEVRGARVLDLAGGLGIKAAMLATRGADVTSVDVVARKHEAARANLRRLGLRAEFVTHDLTAPLDLPPAPFVLLDAPCTGSGTLRSHPEIKLRLTPEAVDAAAQLQARMLPNAAALVEPGGVLVYSVCSVTLQEGPGVVAGFLAAHPDFTAEAVPGLDVPHVPAGAGVLTVPVGGVDGFFMARLRRKGEAISEL